The following is a genomic window from Solanum lycopersicum chromosome 6, SLM_r2.1.
attttgtttaaaaataaaagttcctTCTTAagtttgttaataatttttttcattattatttatatcacccataaattgtaaaatataaataaacataaaaattagtcaaataaattcataaataaaattatattatatcatataattttttaatggaaaaatatgaattgtcatcaacataaagagTAGTTAAAACTGTGAATGTTactaaaataatatgaatatacgTGGATGTAAAAACGGAGGTATAAAAAGAATTTAAGGgaatatttttgtcatttcaatCTGTTTTATTTCGGGATAAGTTATCGACATTACTATTCCCCCTAAGGAGAGGGATAACTCAATATTCATTACTTAATTTCCAGACAAGATATGTTGAACTTGTCAACCAAATAGAGGGATGAGGCATAAGTACGCTCAACACTATGAtcgaaattttaaaaacatactttaactaaattataatatccaaaaattcaaatcaatcttttttataattttatacaacTTTTCGATCTACATAGACTCCAAACATCTCTCGCGCACTTTTACTAAGTGAAATCACAGATGTGTCacataaatcaaaaaaaatatacaaaagtaATGGTGATATAGAACACAAATATCCACCTAGATTATAATCAGAACTTTAGAAAcatgtattaattaaataatataataaaaatataatttaatccgAGGATAACATTATCGCAAGACTATTTAACAGTGTACTAATCAATTACCGAACACCCCCCTAAGttgaatttaatatatttagcgAAGACTAAAAGCGAAGAGGGCACATTAAAGCATCGGAGTCGGGTGTAGAAACTGACTTCTCGTGATATACAGGGGCGGAATAGTATCAACAACACTTTGAAACCTCTATTTAAATAATACTTATATTCTTTTCGttttaatttaacataaaatttaatttttaaattctaaattaaaaatatactaaaatatttttttaacattataaCTGTAAACGTatcatatgaaaaattataactaaataattatttttaaaaattataatttttaaatataacgtaaaaataataagacaagcgaatctaaataaaaaaggtatatatatatatatatatatatatatatatatgaagtatttgAATAAAGCCCTCCGTGCCCACTTGCAAACCAACTTGCTTCCTTCCTAATCCCAAAAGAAAATTAGGAAAAACAAAACCACAAGTTACCTTTTATTTGAACACCAACTTGGTTTAAAATATCTACTTTCTTTGATTCTTAGATCACAACCACCTATATTAGTACTATTTTAACTTCGACTagtactatttatttattttttaatgtaagaataatttatattttcttttttcttttatttcaatttctttaatCAACGAATGCATTAATTTCTCGAACATGCTCCAATACGGAAATTTTTAAACCCCTTACGATACCATTTGTTGTTATAATAAAGAACAGTAGAGTATTTAAATGGTTAATTTCCATTCCGCCAGCAGATTCATTGTTCAAAAGCCATCAACTTCATTTATCGTCAATTgctattataataaataatttattcacaATTGGTGAACCAGTTcactatataataattattaaaggaATTAAAGCTTAACTAGACAATTTGGAATTAAAAAACAGACATAGGTTCATTAAATGTCCTacataacccccccccccccccccccgaccCCACCTTATGATCATCCACTTTTGAGCCTATTATGGAATGACACTTctaataaagaatttttttcatatcaCAAACTAGAGGTTATAATCGAAGTAAATATGTActaattattttagattttttttcctaattagTAATACTTTTGGATATTTAAAGGGTTAATcttatttttgataatatacTAATGCAAGATTTTACATTTCtaatatcaaaattgtttcCTAATTTGAGGTTTAGAGGAAGTGAGCACCACAAATTTGCCACATTCCAACCGTcaaagggaaaagaaaaaaaaaattaccaaagaGAACTAGTAATGCCCAAATTCCAATTTCAACTTAATTAATGCAAAGATGAAGGAAAGAACAATACTACTTAATTACTAGATATTAATCTCAACTATATTGTTGACttcttgtatttcattttttagtgTATTATTTCAAGTTATACAATAAGTCACAAAAGGAAATCCAAAATCTAGAACAATTGCTTTTATTAGAATTGGTAATCACCAACACTGTCAAAATAGAAAAGTCAAACTAactaatgttaatatattaagtttagatataaaactaaatatttaaaaactacatGAAATATTGTAATAAGTTACCATAATTATCAATAcgaaaaagtattttttttccaataattAACAAACTGAAAAGATTaggatgaaagaaaaatatcttTGACTGTTAATACTTTGAATATATTGAGAAGAATATATGTGATGGTGACAAAGTGATTAGTAGTTATACAAAATACACAGCACACCATTATATACCATAGTAACACGTTTAAACATTTACAAGAACCAACCTTACAGTCCACGAAATCTACCAATCTATGAATTTTCAGTTGTGGGTCTTCATCATGATCTACAATAACAAAAAGTACTCTATCCATCATTCATAACAACAAATTAAAAGTAGTAACAcctaagttttttttaaaaataatccaGAAATGATCATAGAAATGtacaaaaaagattatttttttaaaaattaattaatcatgatCCATAGATAATTTATTACTCTTTGACGTCTTAGCCAAGTTCTGTGCGATTTGGGCCAGCGACTGCAAATTGCACCGCACAATCGTATCCACAAATACACATGTTTCTTCCTTCGTATTCCCTTGTGGTACATCCACTACATACGACTCTACCACCACCGTCGATCCTTCTTCCGCCGCCCGGTGCAGCGTCGTCACCGATCGGTAATTATTCAGCCGATGATCTCCTCCCACAACGCTAAAACTCAACACGTGTTTCTCGTCATCCAAAATCTCCAGCCTCTCCGTACTAGAACCCGCGGGTAGTCCGGATACAACCCGGACTTCCCTAAGCGTACCGACGTCACCGTCACCGACGATGACGTGGCAGCTCTTGAGAAAGTGTTTGTACGCTTGCGGATTATCGAATCGGCGGACGAGGGACCAGACGGTGTCGATTGGGGCGGAAATGGACTGCAACACCGCGGAGCAGCACTGGTTGGGACCCACAACATGG
Proteins encoded in this region:
- the LOC101258963 gene encoding abscisic acid receptor PYL4, coding for MPSSLQLHRINPTTATLAVKQPQLSQATTWFSPVSTSVPDNVLHHHTHVVGPNQCCSAVLQSISAPIDTVWSLVRRFDNPQAYKHFLKSCHVIVGDGDVGTLREVRVVSGLPAGSSTERLEILDDEKHVLSFSVVGGDHRLNNYRSVTTLHRAAEEGSTVVVESYVVDVPQGNTKEETCVFVDTIVRCNLQSLAQIAQNLAKTSKNHDEDPQLKIHRLVDFVDCKVGSCKCLNVLLWYIMVCCVFCITTNHFVTITYILLNIFKVLTVKDIFLSS